Proteins encoded within one genomic window of Citrobacter amalonaticus Y19:
- a CDS encoding GntR family transcriptional regulator — MPGMEKTQHISLTTQVERGLKDKLSIGALRPGARLITKNIAQELGISITPVREALLRLVSASALAIAPAQAFMVPDITMARFSEIIHIRCELEGMAVMMATGEVTPERMDILHAHLADYQQAHESGTVEDRLLANRALRFKIYQFANMPTLVEMIEQLWVRMGPSLHFLYDRAMHDAYQHNVGHYQELLNVMSAGNKDASRHCLIDLIHKNVAVIKQQYSY; from the coding sequence ATGCCTGGTATGGAAAAAACGCAACATATAAGTCTGACCACGCAGGTTGAAAGAGGGCTAAAAGACAAACTAAGCATTGGCGCTTTACGTCCCGGAGCCAGGCTTATCACCAAAAATATCGCACAGGAGTTGGGGATCAGTATCACTCCGGTTCGGGAAGCGTTGCTACGCCTGGTTTCTGCCAGCGCACTGGCTATCGCGCCTGCGCAGGCGTTTATGGTTCCGGATATCACGATGGCGAGGTTTAGCGAGATTATTCACATCCGCTGTGAACTGGAAGGCATGGCGGTGATGATGGCGACGGGCGAGGTCACGCCGGAACGGATGGACATCTTGCATGCGCATCTGGCGGACTATCAGCAGGCTCATGAGAGCGGCACGGTAGAGGATCGCCTGCTGGCAAACCGGGCTTTGCGCTTCAAAATTTACCAGTTTGCCAATATGCCTACGTTGGTTGAAATGATCGAACAGCTTTGGGTGCGCATGGGGCCAAGTCTGCATTTTCTCTATGACCGGGCGATGCATGACGCTTATCAACATAACGTCGGACATTATCAGGAATTGCTAAATGTGATGTCGGCAGGAAATAAAGACGCCAGCCGTCATTGTTTAATTGACCTTATACATAAAAATGTAGCCGTAATTAAACAACAATATAGTTATTAA